A region of Salirhabdus salicampi DNA encodes the following proteins:
- a CDS encoding sugar phosphate isomerase/epimerase family protein, with protein sequence MKLGIHAYAWCSEWTNDQLDLINYTKSLGLDFIEIPLMTLDSFDPIKVKQRLEELNFEAVTSTVLLEGTDITSDDENVRANGIDYLKRCVKATHDMGATSFSGVIYSEHVKPAKKRPDTTVWEHSAKSLKEVAKYAQDFGVTIGLEPVNRYETYLINTADQAVKLKEMIDEPNIRIHLDTYHMNIEEKSFYEATKTAGDDLVHYHLCENDRGIPGTGLVNWDDIFKALGEMNYSGYAALESFVDVTDNMNTWVWRQLAPNGETLVKEGISFIKSLQKKYNLD encoded by the coding sequence ATGAAATTAGGAATTCATGCTTATGCTTGGTGCTCAGAATGGACAAATGATCAATTGGATTTAATTAACTACACGAAGTCACTCGGTTTAGATTTCATTGAGATTCCGTTAATGACATTAGACTCTTTTGACCCTATTAAAGTGAAACAACGGTTAGAAGAGTTGAATTTTGAGGCCGTAACTTCAACGGTTTTACTTGAGGGTACAGACATTACAAGTGATGATGAAAACGTTAGAGCAAACGGAATTGATTATTTAAAGCGCTGTGTTAAAGCAACCCACGATATGGGGGCTACAAGTTTTTCAGGTGTTATTTATTCAGAACATGTAAAACCAGCAAAAAAAAGACCTGACACGACCGTATGGGAACATTCCGCTAAGTCACTTAAAGAAGTTGCGAAGTATGCTCAAGATTTCGGAGTTACGATTGGTTTAGAACCAGTAAATCGTTATGAAACATATTTAATCAATACAGCAGACCAAGCTGTGAAACTGAAAGAGATGATTGATGAGCCGAATATAAGGATTCACCTCGATACTTATCATATGAATATAGAAGAAAAGAGCTTTTATGAAGCAACGAAAACAGCGGGAGATGACTTAGTTCATTATCATCTTTGTGAAAATGATAGAGGAATTCCGGGTACAGGTTTAGTCAATTGGGATGACATCTTCAAAGCTTTAGGAGAAATGAATTATAGTGGCTATGCAGCACTCGAATCGTTTGTAGACGTAACAGATAATATGAATACATGGGTGTGGAGACAGTTAGCCCCTAATGGTGAAACGTTAGTAAAGGAAGGCATTTCCTTCATTAAAAGTTTACAAAAAAAGTATAATCTAGATTAA
- a CDS encoding 2-hydroxyacid dehydrogenase: protein MSQTRLILVMDPLSPKMEQFIRQNLPDHYEIIFCNEEKDRNEYISMADVLVTFTQGISKDWLERAERCQFIQKLGAGVNNIDINGANTRAIPVANTSGLNATAVAELTITLMLASLRHVITAHNQITNEGVWLKTGLRDFSYQLTGKNVGLIGLGNIGRKVAQLTKGFDCNILYYDTRRLSFKEEETLQVNYCSLDRLLTESDVVSLHVPRIKETYHLINEERLNLMKPTSVLINTCRGGVVDEEALYEALYSKKILAAGLDVFEKEPINQGHNLASLPNVILTPHFGGGTVEAMELVASKACKNIVAYVEQGKFADEKDIVNLDSISSRVNE from the coding sequence ATGTCACAAACAAGATTGATTTTAGTTATGGACCCATTGTCACCTAAAATGGAACAATTCATTCGACAAAATTTACCGGATCACTATGAAATTATATTTTGTAATGAAGAAAAAGATCGTAATGAATACATTTCTATGGCAGATGTTTTAGTTACCTTTACCCAAGGCATTTCAAAAGATTGGCTTGAAAGAGCTGAAAGATGTCAGTTTATTCAGAAATTAGGTGCAGGGGTAAATAATATCGATATTAATGGAGCAAATACAAGAGCTATACCAGTAGCGAATACGAGCGGGTTAAATGCGACTGCAGTAGCAGAATTAACCATTACTCTTATGTTAGCTTCTTTAAGACATGTTATAACCGCACATAACCAAATTACAAATGAAGGCGTGTGGTTAAAAACCGGATTAAGAGATTTTTCATATCAATTGACGGGGAAAAATGTTGGCCTCATTGGTCTTGGGAACATAGGCCGGAAAGTAGCACAATTAACTAAGGGGTTCGATTGTAACATACTGTACTATGATACAAGACGTTTATCATTTAAAGAAGAAGAAACATTACAAGTCAATTATTGTTCATTAGATAGGTTACTAACTGAATCTGATGTAGTTTCGTTACATGTTCCGAGAATAAAGGAAACTTACCATTTAATAAATGAGGAAAGATTGAATTTAATGAAACCAACCTCCGTTTTGATAAATACGTGTCGTGGTGGAGTAGTAGATGAGGAAGCTTTATATGAAGCTTTATATAGTAAAAAGATACTTGCTGCCGGTTTAGATGTATTTGAAAAGGAGCCGATTAATCAAGGTCATAACTTGGCATCCTTACCTAATGTGATTTTAACTCCTCACTTCGGAGGAGGGACTGTTGAAGCTATGGAATTAGTAGCCTCAAAAGCGTGTAAAAATATAGTTGCATACGTGGAGCAGGGCAAGTTTGCTGATGAGAAAGATATAGTTAACCTTGATTCTATTAGTAGTAGAGTTAATGAATAG
- a CDS encoding ABC transporter permease, whose protein sequence is MKYLTIENILLAVFILLFTVFSLTAPGFLSESNLRAMAFQLPEFGLIALGMMVVILTSGIDLSLTYTSALAGIVIALGLTAGLPILAAILLGLGAAILCGCVNAFFVSNIGVSPILVTIGTMILYEGVSMQITKGGAISGFPEQFYVFGNATIGVIPLPIIIFAIFAIVTYVLLNNTPWGRSVYMIGSNPKATFFSGINTRRVLYYVYLYAALLAAIAGLIMASRYNSAKVDYGSSYLLLSIAAVVLGGTKIQGGYGKVMGTVLGVMIFQILTSALNLYGVSPHIVNIFIGGILIFVLTLNFILNNVGRKNVPKVIKRDTEIEA, encoded by the coding sequence GTGAAATATTTAACGATAGAAAACATTTTATTAGCTGTTTTCATTTTACTGTTTACCGTTTTTTCCTTAACTGCACCTGGCTTCTTAAGCGAAAGTAACTTAAGAGCTATGGCCTTTCAGTTACCGGAGTTTGGTCTAATCGCTTTAGGAATGATGGTCGTTATATTAACGAGTGGGATAGATTTATCTCTAACGTATACTTCAGCACTAGCTGGAATTGTGATTGCATTAGGTTTAACAGCAGGATTACCAATATTAGCAGCTATTCTATTAGGTTTAGGAGCAGCCATTCTTTGTGGATGTGTTAATGCCTTTTTCGTTTCAAATATCGGTGTGTCTCCTATTTTAGTCACAATTGGAACAATGATTTTATACGAAGGGGTTAGCATGCAAATTACAAAGGGTGGGGCGATCTCAGGATTTCCGGAACAGTTTTATGTATTTGGAAATGCCACTATAGGTGTCATCCCACTTCCGATTATCATCTTTGCAATTTTTGCAATCGTGACATATGTACTTTTGAACAATACACCATGGGGACGAAGTGTTTACATGATCGGAAGTAACCCGAAAGCTACGTTTTTTTCAGGTATTAATACTCGTAGGGTTTTATATTATGTTTATCTTTATGCTGCATTATTAGCTGCAATTGCGGGTTTGATTATGGCATCTCGATACAACTCTGCTAAGGTAGATTATGGCTCCTCCTATCTACTATTAAGTATTGCAGCGGTAGTTTTAGGGGGAACGAAAATACAAGGTGGATATGGAAAAGTCATGGGAACAGTACTTGGTGTTATGATTTTTCAAATTTTAACTAGTGCTCTCAATTTGTATGGTGTTTCTCCCCATATTGTTAATATCTTTATTGGTGGGATTTTAATCTTTGTACTAACTTTAAACTTCATCCTGAACAATGTTGGTCGAAAAAATGTTCCAAAAGTTATAAAAAGAGATACAGAAATAGAAGCATAG
- a CDS encoding autoinducer 2 ABC transporter substrate-binding protein has protein sequence MKKRLLLLTSLFILSLALMACSDDAGGTGNGEDNDGEFTIALVPKLVGIPYFNATETGAEKAGEDLGINVIYTGPTEPDAAQQVKVIEDLISRGVDAIAVAPNDPAALTPVLKRARDEGILVLDWDTPAEKEVVDIGVHQIDDEEYAKHIFDSLVEAMGTDTGDFAIITGGLSAANINNWIDTGLDYAKSEYPGLNLVTERVPSDEKQQVAYQKGLELISAYPDLKGIIGYSTPAPLGAAQAVQERGLQDEIAVVGTALPTDSLPYLEDGSLDKAILWDPEALGYLTIVIANMVLNGETPEDGQEIDNIGPITVTDGGDKVILGPPTDFTKDNAADFDF, from the coding sequence ATGAAAAAAAGATTATTACTGCTAACAAGTCTATTCATTTTATCTTTAGCATTAATGGCCTGTTCCGATGATGCAGGTGGAACTGGTAATGGAGAAGACAACGATGGAGAATTTACGATTGCACTTGTTCCAAAATTAGTAGGTATTCCGTATTTTAACGCAACAGAAACAGGAGCTGAAAAAGCAGGAGAAGATCTTGGTATAAATGTTATTTATACTGGACCAACAGAGCCTGACGCAGCCCAACAAGTTAAAGTAATTGAAGATTTAATTAGTCGGGGTGTTGATGCGATTGCTGTAGCACCAAACGATCCCGCAGCTTTAACACCAGTATTAAAAAGGGCAAGAGATGAAGGCATCCTTGTGCTAGATTGGGATACACCCGCTGAGAAAGAGGTAGTTGACATCGGTGTACACCAAATTGATGATGAAGAGTATGCTAAGCATATTTTTGATAGCTTAGTAGAAGCGATGGGAACAGATACTGGCGACTTCGCAATTATTACAGGTGGTCTATCTGCAGCAAATATTAATAACTGGATTGATACTGGACTCGATTATGCAAAAAGTGAATATCCTGGATTAAATCTAGTAACTGAACGGGTTCCTTCTGATGAGAAACAACAAGTTGCATATCAGAAAGGCCTTGAGTTAATTTCCGCATATCCTGATTTAAAAGGGATTATTGGCTATAGTACACCTGCACCATTAGGGGCTGCTCAGGCTGTACAAGAAAGAGGATTACAAGATGAAATCGCAGTAGTCGGTACGGCATTACCTACTGACTCCTTACCATATTTAGAAGATGGATCTTTAGATAAAGCAATCTTATGGGATCCTGAGGCATTAGGTTATTTAACAATTGTAATCGCTAACATGGTATTAAATGGTGAAACACCAGAAGATGGCCAAGAAATTGATAATATCGGACCTATTACCGTTACAGACGGCGGTGACAAGGTTATCCTAGGTCCTCCTACAGACTTTACGAAAGATAATGCTGCAGACTTCGACTTTTAA
- a CDS encoding MFS transporter, protein MKQMYLFYTSVIFLLISVSAARPMTSLFAEELNASMLEIGVITSMYSVTPLIIAILAGRFVDRVGEKLPIMIGGIGVATALSLPFFFSSLNILYITQLLAGGSQLLALVAIQNGVGRSVSSQNRDRAISIFSICASIGLMLGPLIGGYCVEHVGFRNSYIIFSLFAYIPFLVSMFIVTSKNKTVEESVQKSIKLSKLLAIPGMKRSVFVSMMNLASIDLFLVYYPLYGNSIGLTPSEIGWVLMLTSLSSVLSRLGMPILIKKYGRVNILTIFIVFGGISYGIIPYITLFPFILMAVIVIGTGLGVAQPLTTIIAFNLAPQGHTGEVLGLRLAGNRLSQIAIPLVFAGVSGFTGLGAIFTIQSSGLMLAAYLSIGIKKHNKREEDNKSINT, encoded by the coding sequence ATGAAACAGATGTATTTGTTTTACACCTCGGTTATTTTTCTACTCATATCGGTGTCGGCAGCTCGACCAATGACCTCACTATTTGCTGAAGAATTAAATGCATCAATGTTAGAAATTGGAGTAATTACATCCATGTACTCTGTTACACCATTAATAATAGCCATATTAGCAGGTAGATTTGTCGATCGTGTAGGTGAAAAGTTACCAATTATGATTGGAGGAATAGGGGTTGCAACTGCACTCTCTCTTCCTTTTTTCTTTTCCAGTTTAAATATTTTATATATAACACAGTTATTAGCTGGTGGATCCCAACTTTTGGCTTTAGTCGCTATACAAAATGGTGTTGGCAGGTCTGTATCATCTCAAAATAGAGACCGGGCAATAAGTATATTCAGTATTTGTGCATCTATAGGATTAATGTTAGGTCCACTAATTGGAGGCTATTGTGTAGAACATGTTGGCTTTCGGAATTCTTATATAATATTTTCATTATTTGCTTACATTCCTTTTTTAGTTAGTATGTTCATTGTCACTTCAAAAAATAAGACAGTTGAAGAAAGTGTTCAAAAATCAATTAAACTATCAAAGTTGTTAGCAATTCCAGGTATGAAGAGGTCCGTGTTTGTCAGCATGATGAATCTAGCTTCAATTGACTTATTTCTAGTATATTATCCTCTTTATGGGAACTCGATTGGGTTAACCCCCTCTGAAATAGGGTGGGTTTTAATGTTGACATCACTGTCCAGTGTCTTGTCACGTTTGGGTATGCCTATTCTCATAAAAAAGTATGGAAGAGTAAATATATTAACCATTTTTATTGTTTTCGGTGGTATCTCTTATGGAATAATCCCATATATAACATTATTTCCGTTTATTTTAATGGCTGTAATAGTAATAGGTACTGGTTTAGGTGTTGCACAACCTTTGACGACTATTATAGCATTTAATTTAGCTCCTCAAGGACATACCGGCGAAGTTCTTGGCTTAAGATTAGCAGGAAATCGTTTATCCCAAATCGCTATCCCTCTTGTTTTTGCTGGTGTTAGTGGATTTACTGGGCTAGGTGCAATATTTACAATTCAATCAAGTGGCTTAATGCTCGCTGCCTATTTGTCAATTGGTATAAAGAAGCATAACAAAAGGGAAGAGGATAATAAGTCTATAAACACATGA
- a CDS encoding Ldh family oxidoreductase: MEKMYEIKNQDYKLLGVKILEKVNVSQEHALILMETLLDSDQKGIYTHGFYRLQTYIKQIKCGNYNTSPAINTVKNDTNVKLLDGDNGLGSVVSTIAMNQAINISESKGVGVVGVRKSNHFGTAAYYAELASQKDQIGIVMTNASPAIAPTGGKTPLLGNNPWSISVPSSLGHPITLDIANSVSARGKIRLKALNGESIPVGWALDKEGNPTTNAHEALEGLILPIGDYKGYGITFMISILSGILTGANFDFDIPLIEEDGVRNNGHLFVSLNISNFMEVPKFKERIGIFVKEIKNSPKVKDVDQILLPGEMEWTKKLNQKEEYVKVPERIFSFIQSLSEQYGVSLPDYRLLKTV, translated from the coding sequence ATGGAGAAAATGTATGAGATCAAAAACCAAGACTATAAGTTGTTAGGAGTAAAGATACTAGAAAAGGTTAATGTATCACAAGAACATGCACTTATATTAATGGAGACACTGTTAGATTCAGATCAAAAAGGGATATATACTCACGGATTCTATCGGTTACAAACATACATCAAACAAATAAAATGTGGAAATTATAATACTAGTCCAGCGATTAATACTGTGAAAAATGATACAAATGTTAAATTGTTAGATGGTGACAATGGGTTAGGGAGTGTTGTTAGTACAATTGCGATGAATCAGGCAATTAACATAAGTGAATCTAAGGGAGTAGGAGTAGTTGGTGTTAGAAAAAGCAATCACTTTGGAACAGCGGCATATTATGCGGAACTTGCATCCCAAAAAGACCAAATCGGCATTGTAATGACAAATGCATCACCGGCAATAGCACCAACCGGGGGAAAAACTCCTTTACTAGGCAATAATCCATGGTCCATATCTGTACCATCATCTTTAGGGCACCCCATTACTTTGGATATAGCAAATAGTGTATCAGCAAGGGGGAAAATTCGCCTTAAAGCATTAAATGGAGAATCAATACCAGTAGGGTGGGCATTGGACAAAGAAGGAAATCCTACTACAAATGCTCATGAAGCATTGGAAGGTTTAATATTACCAATTGGTGACTATAAAGGCTATGGGATTACTTTTATGATTAGTATATTATCCGGTATTTTAACTGGTGCGAATTTTGATTTTGATATTCCTCTAATCGAAGAAGACGGTGTCAGAAATAATGGTCATTTATTCGTTTCTTTAAATATTTCAAATTTCATGGAAGTACCGAAATTCAAAGAAAGAATTGGAATATTCGTTAAGGAAATAAAAAACTCTCCAAAGGTTAAGGATGTTGATCAAATATTATTACCAGGTGAGATGGAGTGGACGAAAAAATTAAATCAAAAAGAAGAATATGTAAAAGTACCTGAAAGAATTTTTTCGTTTATTCAGTCTCTAAGTGAACAATATGGAGTGTCACTCCCTGATTACCGTTTACTAAAGACTGTTTAA
- the rhaI gene encoding L-rhamnose isomerase, with protein sequence MMDQAYQLFEKQQEERGINLNDVKKKLLDLKIETPSWGYGDSGTRFKVFQQEGVPRDPYEKLADAAQVHKYTGAAPSVAIHIPWDRVDDYSSLKNYANDLGLTIGAVNPNLFQDDDYKYGSVTNVHSKIRKKAVGQMIECIQIMREVGSKDLSLWFADGTNYPGQGNFRLRKKWMEESLTEVYRQLDEDHRMLIEYKFFEPAFYHTDLPDWGTAFNLSMKLGPKAQVLVDTGHHPLATNIEYIVSYLLEENRLGGFHFNSRKYADDDLIVAAHNPYELFLIFHQIVEALHDETKDVVQNAQSIAYMLDQCHNLEPKIPAMIRSITNVQTLYAKALLVNRNRLHQAQQEQNVLAAEHELRRAFDVDVTPLLYAIREEKGVPVDPVNAYLNSSYPQEIVKRGKGGASW encoded by the coding sequence ATGATGGATCAGGCCTATCAACTGTTTGAGAAACAACAAGAAGAACGTGGCATTAATTTAAATGATGTTAAGAAAAAACTACTAGATTTAAAAATAGAAACACCGTCATGGGGTTACGGTGATTCTGGAACGAGGTTTAAAGTGTTCCAACAAGAGGGAGTGCCAAGGGACCCATATGAAAAACTAGCTGATGCTGCACAAGTACATAAATATACTGGGGCTGCACCTTCAGTTGCCATTCACATTCCTTGGGATCGTGTTGATGATTACAGTTCGTTGAAAAATTATGCAAATGATTTAGGTTTGACAATAGGTGCAGTTAATCCTAATTTATTCCAAGATGATGACTATAAATATGGTAGTGTAACAAATGTTCATTCGAAAATACGAAAAAAAGCTGTCGGGCAAATGATAGAATGTATTCAAATTATGCGTGAAGTAGGGTCTAAAGATTTAAGTTTATGGTTTGCAGATGGAACGAATTATCCTGGTCAAGGGAATTTTCGTCTACGGAAAAAGTGGATGGAGGAATCCTTAACGGAAGTATATCGTCAACTTGATGAAGACCATAGAATGCTTATAGAATATAAATTCTTTGAACCAGCCTTTTACCATACAGATTTACCTGATTGGGGCACAGCTTTTAATCTGTCTATGAAACTTGGACCAAAAGCACAAGTTTTAGTAGATACTGGGCATCATCCATTAGCAACGAACATTGAGTATATCGTATCCTACTTATTAGAAGAGAATAGACTGGGTGGTTTTCATTTTAACAGTAGGAAGTACGCGGATGACGACCTAATTGTAGCAGCACATAACCCCTATGAGTTGTTTTTAATTTTCCATCAAATTGTTGAGGCGTTACATGATGAAACAAAAGATGTTGTCCAAAATGCCCAGAGTATTGCCTACATGTTGGATCAATGCCATAACCTAGAACCGAAAATTCCAGCAATGATTCGATCGATTACAAATGTTCAAACATTGTATGCAAAAGCTTTGCTAGTTAACCGCAATCGTCTTCATCAAGCTCAACAAGAACAGAATGTATTAGCGGCTGAACATGAATTAAGAAGGGCTTTTGATGTCGATGTGACACCTCTACTTTATGCAATAAGGGAAGAAAAGGGAGTTCCTGTAGATCCAGTAAATGCCTATTTAAATAGCTCGTACCCACAAGAAATAGTAAAGCGGGGTAAAGGCGGTGCTAGTTGGTGA
- a CDS encoding ABC transporter permease, whose amino-acid sequence MSLFKTKEAGIGITLVILMIVLASMSPVFFTFNNLIELMRNNVVIAILAAGMTLVIITGGIDVSVAAITATCTVLVGNFLIHISDSVFLVLIASALLGTLLGAINGFFVAKIKIPPIVITLGTMSVFTGFTMYITGGVWITKIPQSFIDFGRIKILNIPIQLYFLLVIVILTWFILKYMNIGRHIYAIGGNVTSSIRSGIKIERVQMFVYSYVGFLAGIAAVVHTSIMRQVDPNAFSWVELQVIAAVVIGGASILGGVGSVWGSLLGVSLLAVLSNGLTLAHIPSFWHKIIVGTIILLAVSFDIIKRNRDEDKLAKIDPSL is encoded by the coding sequence ATGAGTCTTTTTAAAACTAAAGAAGCTGGCATAGGAATTACACTTGTGATACTCATGATCGTGTTGGCATCCATGAGTCCGGTGTTTTTTACTTTTAATAATCTAATAGAGCTCATGCGAAACAATGTGGTTATTGCAATACTAGCTGCGGGTATGACATTGGTCATCATTACCGGAGGTATCGATGTATCAGTTGCTGCTATTACAGCGACTTGTACAGTGCTCGTTGGGAATTTTTTAATACATATTAGTGACAGCGTTTTCTTAGTTTTAATTGCGTCGGCGTTACTAGGAACATTATTGGGGGCGATAAATGGATTTTTTGTTGCCAAAATTAAAATTCCCCCAATTGTCATAACTTTAGGTACGATGTCCGTATTTACAGGTTTTACAATGTATATCACTGGTGGTGTATGGATTACAAAAATTCCTCAGAGCTTTATAGATTTTGGAAGAATAAAGATCTTGAACATTCCAATCCAGTTATACTTCTTACTCGTCATTGTGATTTTAACTTGGTTTATTTTAAAGTACATGAATATTGGTAGACATATATACGCTATTGGTGGAAATGTTACTTCTTCAATCCGTTCTGGGATTAAAATTGAACGAGTTCAAATGTTTGTTTATTCATATGTAGGGTTTCTAGCTGGGATTGCAGCTGTTGTGCATACATCTATCATGAGACAAGTTGACCCTAATGCCTTTTCATGGGTTGAGCTTCAAGTCATTGCAGCTGTTGTTATCGGAGGCGCAAGTATTCTGGGAGGAGTTGGAAGTGTATGGGGATCCTTACTCGGAGTCAGTTTGCTGGCGGTTTTAAGTAATGGATTGACACTAGCACATATTCCGAGTTTTTGGCACAAAATCATTGTTGGAACGATTATATTGTTAGCTGTAAGTTTTGACATTATAAAACGAAATAGAGATGAAGACAAATTAGCCAAAATTGATCCTTCACTTTAA
- a CDS encoding sugar ABC transporter ATP-binding protein, producing the protein MSEESLFLEMKHVSKTYPGVKALENVELEVKSGEVHALVGENGAGKSTLIKVLAGIVQPDDGAVIRIENKEIDLHKTDAKEAQNHGISIIYQDLSLFPNLTVAENICIGKTEIAGFKKVNWNEIKKKAKDALSVLGVDIDLNLPLEKLSIARQQLVAIARALTLESKLIVMDEPTSSLSSGEVELLYKIIFDLKKKGIAILFVSHKMKELFTVADRFSVLRDGKFVGRYDKAELDEDKLISLMVGRNVEFEKFEAEEIGDTLLEAKNLSKKGNFKGINFTLRKGEVLGITGLVGSGRTELVQSIFGVEVPDEGEVQIMGKRINIKTPKDAVKHGIAYIPESRQTQGLILNQSIVHNISLPIINKLINKFKMIRKSKEKELAKQFVEQLDIRPPLPHLSAEQLSGGNQQKVVVGKWLSTDLKVLIVDEPTNGIDVGAKTEIHKLLRNLANEGIGVIMVSSELPEVLAVSDRVIVMRKGRIVDEVEAKGATQESIMNKALLGEAK; encoded by the coding sequence ATGTCTGAAGAATCGCTATTTCTAGAGATGAAACATGTAAGTAAAACCTATCCAGGTGTTAAAGCGTTAGAAAATGTAGAGCTTGAAGTAAAGTCCGGAGAAGTTCACGCATTAGTAGGCGAGAATGGTGCTGGAAAGTCTACTTTAATTAAAGTGTTAGCAGGAATAGTTCAACCGGATGATGGTGCTGTCATTCGTATTGAAAATAAAGAAATCGATTTACATAAGACAGATGCCAAGGAAGCACAGAATCATGGGATTTCAATTATATATCAAGATTTAAGCCTATTCCCAAATCTTACTGTTGCGGAAAATATTTGTATCGGTAAAACAGAAATAGCAGGATTTAAAAAGGTAAATTGGAACGAGATTAAAAAGAAGGCAAAAGATGCTTTAAGCGTATTAGGAGTGGACATTGATCTTAATCTGCCACTTGAGAAATTAAGCATTGCAAGGCAACAATTAGTAGCTATAGCAAGAGCATTGACTTTAGAGTCGAAGTTAATTGTCATGGATGAACCAACATCATCATTATCCTCAGGTGAAGTGGAACTCCTTTATAAAATTATTTTCGATTTAAAAAAGAAAGGCATAGCAATTTTATTTGTTAGTCATAAAATGAAGGAATTGTTTACTGTAGCCGACCGTTTCTCTGTATTACGTGATGGAAAGTTTGTCGGTAGATATGATAAGGCTGAGTTAGATGAGGACAAACTTATTTCTTTAATGGTGGGCCGTAATGTAGAGTTTGAGAAATTCGAGGCAGAGGAAATTGGCGACACTCTTTTAGAGGCTAAGAATTTAAGTAAAAAAGGAAATTTTAAAGGAATCAATTTTACTTTGCGAAAAGGTGAAGTATTAGGGATAACTGGACTGGTAGGAAGTGGTAGGACCGAATTGGTGCAGTCGATTTTTGGAGTAGAGGTCCCTGACGAAGGTGAAGTCCAAATCATGGGGAAACGGATAAATATAAAAACTCCGAAGGATGCGGTTAAACATGGCATCGCCTATATTCCAGAAAGCAGGCAGACACAAGGTTTAATTTTAAATCAATCCATTGTTCACAACATATCCCTCCCTATTATAAACAAATTAATAAATAAATTTAAAATGATCAGAAAATCAAAGGAAAAGGAACTAGCAAAACAATTTGTAGAACAACTTGATATTAGACCTCCGCTTCCTCACTTAAGTGCCGAGCAATTATCGGGTGGAAACCAACAAAAAGTGGTAGTTGGAAAATGGCTTTCGACCGATTTGAAAGTTTTAATTGTTGATGAGCCGACCAATGGGATAGATGTAGGTGCTAAAACAGAGATTCATAAATTATTACGTAATTTAGCAAATGAAGGCATTGGAGTCATTATGGTTTCCTCAGAATTGCCAGAAGTATTAGCTGTTAGTGATAGAGTAATCGTTATGCGAAAAGGAAGAATAGTAGATGAAGTTGAGGCTAAGGGAGCTACTCAAGAATCAATTATGAATAAAGCTTTATTAGGTGAAGCAAAGTAG